One stretch of Pseudoxanthomonas sp. Root65 DNA includes these proteins:
- a CDS encoding hemolysin, with amino-acid sequence MDYRELDQAEYDRKLRMVIAGSESLHAHAQDIGDDRATIGWGYTLNRDNNVAIWRESGIELTQQQWQTLAAVDAAPAGDRTRVGLTFSRQLNATESDQLLRASMAEYEGPANRLQMPFSDERIALVSLAYNRGVGMLNGMPRSNVPEHAIMEAVRDGDRAEAWFQMRYNCWGSNNDAEAGLRKRRFAEAQVFGLYDDPNNVAPDEARNVYRMYQLHRDEIDRVERGFGVTVEGDAAQRNRIAQANRDYPALVDEYGNVPNIADALGPARTVLLRELRQEYPDLADRLTDASFNAGTIYLDPGRGLRDRDEVDRQYPTDANSDRVNNRNIALRREQHSTTTDDVDQRHAATIDSQRVSRGRNPQEIASNDLLIGEGGNDTLRAHRGDDILIGGQGRDRMEGGAGRDTYVIDAGDTVRDSDVVGEVRWGGQPLTGGARAANDPANTYRSEDGRFTYALENNTLSVTDTLARDQMGREPAAIENFQNGQLGITLSEAGGVARPQAAPPRAEEQERVRASEEDRGTVDAVPGIPATAMETDGLQSSREPARGPFDDPYANSVYAALLAGDSHELDRIAGAFSRSPEGQRMAELGEQMLIQQQREGQTPLQDQHGQAREGPVMRM; translated from the coding sequence ATGGATTACAGGGAACTTGACCAGGCGGAGTACGACCGAAAGCTTCGCATGGTAATAGCGGGCTCCGAGAGCCTGCATGCGCACGCGCAGGATATCGGTGATGACCGCGCGACAATCGGTTGGGGTTATACCCTCAACCGAGACAACAATGTTGCGATCTGGCGCGAGAGCGGCATCGAACTGACCCAGCAGCAGTGGCAAACATTGGCTGCAGTCGATGCCGCTCCAGCCGGCGACAGGACCAGAGTAGGTCTGACGTTTTCGCGGCAACTTAATGCAACCGAGTCCGACCAATTGCTGCGCGCTTCGATGGCGGAATACGAAGGGCCGGCCAACCGTCTGCAGATGCCATTCTCTGATGAACGGATCGCCCTCGTTTCGCTTGCCTACAATCGCGGCGTGGGAATGCTGAATGGCATGCCGCGAAGCAATGTGCCAGAGCACGCGATCATGGAAGCGGTGCGCGACGGCGATCGCGCAGAGGCGTGGTTCCAGATGCGCTACAACTGCTGGGGAAGCAACAACGACGCAGAAGCTGGCCTTCGGAAGCGCCGCTTTGCCGAAGCGCAAGTGTTCGGCTTGTATGACGATCCAAACAACGTTGCGCCTGACGAAGCCCGCAACGTCTACCGCATGTATCAACTTCATCGCGATGAGATCGATCGCGTGGAGCGTGGTTTCGGGGTCACCGTTGAGGGTGACGCCGCCCAGCGAAATCGTATTGCGCAGGCGAATCGTGATTATCCCGCGCTGGTCGATGAATACGGAAACGTACCGAACATCGCGGATGCGCTCGGGCCGGCTCGTACTGTGCTTCTGCGGGAGCTTCGACAGGAGTATCCGGACTTGGCCGATAGATTGACCGATGCCAGTTTCAACGCCGGGACCATTTACCTCGATCCTGGCAGAGGCTTGCGCGACCGTGATGAAGTCGACCGCCAATATCCGACAGATGCCAACAGTGATCGCGTCAACAACCGCAACATCGCGTTGAGGCGTGAGCAGCACAGCACAACGACAGATGATGTTGACCAGCGTCACGCTGCAACCATCGATTCGCAGCGGGTGTCGCGCGGGCGGAATCCACAGGAGATCGCAAGCAACGACCTGCTGATCGGCGAAGGCGGCAACGACACGCTGCGTGCCCATCGTGGCGACGACATCCTGATCGGTGGACAGGGCCGGGACCGGATGGAAGGCGGTGCGGGCCGCGATACGTACGTGATTGATGCCGGCGACACCGTGAGGGACAGCGACGTGGTGGGCGAGGTGCGCTGGGGCGGGCAGCCGCTGACAGGTGGTGCGCGCGCAGCGAACGATCCTGCCAACACCTACCGCAGCGAAGATGGACGCTTCACCTACGCGCTGGAGAACAACACCCTCTCGGTGACGGACACGTTGGCCCGGGATCAGATGGGACGCGAGCCGGCGGCGATCGAAAATTTCCAGAATGGCCAGCTGGGGATAACCCTGAGCGAAGCAGGCGGCGTCGCACGACCGCAGGCAGCGCCGCCACGCGCGGAAGAACAGGAGCGTGTGAGGGCAAGCGAGGAGGATCGCGGGACCGTCGACGCGGTGCCAGGCATTCCCGCCACAGCCATGGAAACCGACGGTCTCCAAAGCAGCCGCGAGCCTGCACGCGGACCCTTCGACGACCCGTACGCCAACAGCGTTTATGCCGCCCTGCTGGCGGGCGACAGCCATGAGCTTGACCGCATCGCCGGCGCATTCTCCCGGTCTCCCGAGGGACAGCGCATGGCGGAGCTGGGCGAACAGATGCTGATCCAGCAGCAGCGTGAGGGGCAAACGCCGTTGCAGGATCAACACGGGCAGGCGCGTGAGGGGCCGGTCATGCGCATGTGA
- a CDS encoding transposase, protein MVRYRRNRIAGATYFFTVTLRDRRSDLLVREIDALRAAWRVAARRIPHVVIAAVVLPDHLHAVIRMLDATADYPRLWQDIKKGFTRRVVPAGVPSPWQSRYWERTVRDEAELQALVDYVHINPLKHGLVETVAAWPHSSFHRYVSRGWLPRGWAVDHDVAGRWGER, encoded by the coding sequence ATGGTCAGGTATCGCCGCAATCGGATTGCAGGCGCAACGTACTTCTTCACCGTCACGTTGCGGGACCGCAGGAGTGATCTTCTCGTTCGCGAGATCGATGCGTTGCGCGCCGCTTGGCGTGTGGCCGCCAGACGCATACCGCATGTGGTGATCGCCGCCGTCGTCCTGCCCGATCATCTGCATGCGGTGATCCGCATGTTGGACGCGACCGCTGACTATCCGCGGCTGTGGCAGGACATCAAGAAAGGGTTCACGCGCCGTGTCGTCCCGGCCGGCGTGCCATCGCCGTGGCAGTCGCGTTATTGGGAACGCACGGTGCGCGACGAGGCCGAGCTGCAGGCGCTGGTCGATTACGTGCACATCAATCCGCTCAAGCATGGGCTGGTGGAAACCGTGGCTGCCTGGCCGCATTCCAGCTTCCATCGGTATGTGTCGCGGGGATGGCTGCCGCGTGGTTGGGCGGTAGATCATGATGTCGCGGGTCGGTGGGGCGAACGGTAA
- a CDS encoding pyridoxamine 5'-phosphate oxidase family protein, protein MRHAFANIAFTPAVREVQARDGSRAQYARAFESGDEVRNAALGADEAAFIHAQRSFYMATVSETGWPYVQHRGGAPGFLRVVDAKTLAFTDLPGNRQFVSVGNVANDDRVALILMDYTHRQRMKLLGRLSVEETPGEERTERTMTIHVEAFDWNCPKYIPIRFEAEDVQRALDERDRRIAALEAQLAELRSTP, encoded by the coding sequence ATGAGACACGCATTCGCGAACATCGCCTTCACCCCTGCGGTCCGCGAGGTGCAGGCGCGCGACGGCAGCCGCGCGCAGTACGCCCGCGCCTTCGAGTCCGGCGACGAGGTGCGCAATGCCGCACTCGGGGCCGACGAGGCGGCCTTCATCCACGCGCAGCGCAGTTTCTACATGGCCACCGTGTCGGAAACCGGCTGGCCGTACGTGCAGCACCGCGGCGGCGCGCCGGGTTTCCTGCGCGTGGTCGATGCGAAGACGCTGGCGTTCACCGACCTGCCCGGCAACCGCCAGTTCGTCAGCGTGGGCAATGTGGCCAACGACGACCGCGTGGCGTTGATCCTGATGGACTACACGCACCGGCAACGGATGAAGCTGCTGGGCCGGCTGAGCGTGGAGGAAACACCGGGCGAAGAGCGGACCGAACGCACGATGACCATCCACGTGGAAGCCTTCGACTGGAACTGCCCGAAGTACATCCCGATCCGCTTCGAGGCCGAAGACGTGCAGCGTGCGCTGGATGAGCGCGACCGGCGCATTGCGGCGCTGGAGGCGCAGCTCGCCGAGCTGCGCAGCACACCGTAG
- a CDS encoding FKBP-type peptidyl-prolyl cis-trans isomerase, which translates to MAFTTTASGLQYEDSVVGSGVEAKPGSNVTVHYTGWLYENGAQGAKFDSSKDRDEPFIFPLGGGMVIKGWDEGVQGMKVGGQRTLIIPANLGYGARGAGGVIPPNATLKFDVELLGT; encoded by the coding sequence ATGGCATTCACCACCACCGCCTCCGGCCTGCAGTACGAAGACAGCGTCGTCGGCAGCGGCGTCGAGGCCAAGCCCGGCAGCAACGTCACCGTGCACTACACCGGCTGGCTGTACGAGAACGGCGCGCAGGGCGCCAAGTTCGATTCCAGCAAGGACCGCGACGAACCCTTCATCTTTCCCCTCGGCGGCGGCATGGTCATCAAGGGCTGGGACGAAGGCGTGCAGGGCATGAAGGTGGGCGGCCAGCGCACCCTCATCATCCCCGCCAACCTCGGCTACGGCGCCCGCGGCGCCGGCGGCGTCATCCCGCCCAATGCCACGTTGAAGTTCGACGTGGAACTGCTGGGTACCTGA